From a region of the Molothrus ater isolate BHLD 08-10-18 breed brown headed cowbird chromosome 15, BPBGC_Mater_1.1, whole genome shotgun sequence genome:
- the FGF1 gene encoding fibroblast growth factor 1 isoform X1 → MRSACPSLPPHPPAAPPPRGSSSSSSPSPLAPFQPGSPRALGSRRRERRAAAALGEGGCGMAEGEISTFSALTEKFDLPAGSYKKPKLLYCSNGGHFLRILPDGTVDGTRDRSDEHIQLQLSAESVGVVHIRSTQSGQYLAMDTKGLLYGSQLLGEECLFLERLEENHYNTYVSKMHADKNWFVGLKKNGNSKLGPRTHYGQKAILFLPLPVSAD, encoded by the exons ATGCGATCggcctgcccttccctccccccgCATcctcccgccgctcccccgccccgaggcagctcctcctcatcctcaccgTCCCCGCTCGCTCCGTTCCAGCCCGGCTCTCCCCGCGCACTCGGGAGCCGCCGCCGGGAGCGCCGCGCAGCCGCCG ccctgggagaaggaggCTGCGGGATGGCCGAGGGGGAGATCAGCACCTTCAGCGCCCTGACCGAGAAGTTCGACCTGCCCGCGGGCAGCTACAAGAAGCCCAAGCTGCTGTACTGCAGCAACGGGGGGCACTTCCTGCGCATCCTGCCCGACGGCACCGTGGATGGCACCCGGGACCGCAGCGACGAGCACA tccagctccagctgagtgCAGAGAGCGTGGGGGTTGTGCACATCAGGAGCACCCAGTCGGGGCAGTACCTGGCCATGGACACCAAGGGGCTGCTCTACGGCTCG CAGTTACTGGGTGAGGAGTGTCTGTTCCTGGAAAGGCTCGAGGAGAACCATTACAACACCTACGTCTCCAAAATGCACGCGGACAAGAACTGGTTTGTGGGGCTGAAGAAGAACGGGAACAGCAAGCTGGGCCCGCGGACTCACTACGGCCAGAAGGCGATCCTCTTCCTGCCCCTGCCCGTCTCTGCTGACTGA
- the FGF1 gene encoding fibroblast growth factor 1 isoform X3, with protein sequence MAEGEISTFSALTEKFDLPAGSYKKPKLLYCSNGGHFLRILPDGTVDGTRDRSDEHIQLQLSAESVGVVHIRSTQSGQYLAMDTKGLLYGSQLLGEECLFLERLEENHYNTYVSKMHADKNWFVGLKKNGNSKLGPRTHYGQKAILFLPLPVSAD encoded by the exons ATGGCCGAGGGGGAGATCAGCACCTTCAGCGCCCTGACCGAGAAGTTCGACCTGCCCGCGGGCAGCTACAAGAAGCCCAAGCTGCTGTACTGCAGCAACGGGGGGCACTTCCTGCGCATCCTGCCCGACGGCACCGTGGATGGCACCCGGGACCGCAGCGACGAGCACA tccagctccagctgagtgCAGAGAGCGTGGGGGTTGTGCACATCAGGAGCACCCAGTCGGGGCAGTACCTGGCCATGGACACCAAGGGGCTGCTCTACGGCTCG CAGTTACTGGGTGAGGAGTGTCTGTTCCTGGAAAGGCTCGAGGAGAACCATTACAACACCTACGTCTCCAAAATGCACGCGGACAAGAACTGGTTTGTGGGGCTGAAGAAGAACGGGAACAGCAAGCTGGGCCCGCGGACTCACTACGGCCAGAAGGCGATCCTCTTCCTGCCCCTGCCCGTCTCTGCTGACTGA
- the FGF1 gene encoding fibroblast growth factor 1 isoform X2, whose translation MRSACPSLPPHPPAAPPPRGSSSSSSPSPLAPFQPGSPRALGSRRRERRAAAALGEGGCGMAEGEISTFSALTEKFDLPAGSYKKPKLLYCSNGGHFLRILPDGTVDGTRDRSDEHKSWRISKKSRRSLSL comes from the exons ATGCGATCggcctgcccttccctccccccgCATcctcccgccgctcccccgccccgaggcagctcctcctcatcctcaccgTCCCCGCTCGCTCCGTTCCAGCCCGGCTCTCCCCGCGCACTCGGGAGCCGCCGCCGGGAGCGCCGCGCAGCCGCCG ccctgggagaaggaggCTGCGGGATGGCCGAGGGGGAGATCAGCACCTTCAGCGCCCTGACCGAGAAGTTCGACCTGCCCGCGGGCAGCTACAAGAAGCCCAAGCTGCTGTACTGCAGCAACGGGGGGCACTTCCTGCGCATCCTGCCCGACGGCACCGTGGATGGCACCCGGGACCGCAGCGACGAGCACA AATCATGGAGGATCTCTAAGAAGAGCAGAAGGAGTCTCTCTCTCTAG